The following nucleotide sequence is from Gemmatimonadaceae bacterium.
GACCATCCTGCGCAAGCGGGAGAACTTTCGTGCGGCGTTTGATCACTTCGACATCGAGAAGGTGGCGCGCTATACGCCACGAAAAGTCGAGCGTCTGCTCCAGGACGCCGGCATCGTGCGGCATCGCGGCAAGATTGAGAGCACCATCAACAACGCACGGCGGTGCGCTGATCTCATTGATGCCGACGGAAGCCTGGCGCAATTCGTCTGGCGTTTTGAGCCTGATCCGAAGTCGCGGCCCCGCAAATTGACCTGGGAGGTGCTCAGCACCATGGCGACAACGCCGGAATCGGTGGCGCTCTCCAAGGCGCTCAAGCAGCGTCGATGGACCTTCGTTGGCCCCACCACCATGTACGCGTTCATGCAGGCGATGGGTCTGGTGAACGACCATCTGCATGGCTGTGACGTGCGCGCCGCGGCGGAGGCAGCGCGCAAACGGCGGCGCTAACGGTTCGCTCCGGACATATCGCCGGTCTGGCGCCTCGACCGCTTTTCCGCAGCGTGGTGACGCACTACGCCTGATCGCGGCGTACCCGCACCTTCTTTCCCTTGATGGTGCTCGCCGAGAGCTTGGCGATGATGTAGCTCGCTTTCTCCTCGGGCACTTCAACTATCGAATGCCGGTCGCCGATCTGCACGGCGCCGATCTGGGCGATCGGGATGTTGGCCTCGCCGGCAATCGCGCCGACGATGTCGCCGGGGCGGATCTTCAGCTTGCGACCGGCGCCGATGTACAGCTTGGCCACCGCCCCGCCGCCCACCTTGCCGGCATGATCACGCCGTGACTGGCGTGCCGGACGCGGCATGTGCGCGTCACGGTCTCCCCCGCGCGGAACGACGCTCGGAATTTCCACCGGTTCCTGGTCGCTTTCACTCTTGCGCGCGACCATGCGAATGGCCGCCGCGGCAATGTCCATCACGTCATGCTCTTCAGCCAGCTGCTCGACGATCGGCCGGTAGCGATCAACATCCTCGTTGGTGAGGATCGCCACCACCTGATCCCGCAACTGCTCGAGCTTCCGGGTGCGCAAGTCGGCCACCGAAGGCACGGTCCCGATGTCGATCTTCTGTCCCGTGGCACCCTCGATGTTGCGCAGCATCCGGTGCTCGCGCGGCTCGGCCAGCGTGATGGCCACCCCTTCGCGCCCCGCACGCCCGGTGCGTCCGATGCGATGCACGTAGCTCTCCGACTCCCACGGCACGTCGTAGTTGACCACGTGGGTCACGTGCTTCACGTCGAGGCCGCGGGCGGCGACATCCGTGGCGATCAACAGGTCGCTTCCCCTCGCCCGGAACCGCTTCATCACGCGATCGCGCTGATCCTGACTGAGGCCGCCGTGCAGGGCCTCGGCGCGATATCCATGCGCCACCAGGGTCTCGGTGAGTTGATCTACCTCGGTGCGCGTCCGGCAGAACACCATGGCGCTCTCGGGCGCCTCCACATCGAGCACCCGGGCCAGCGCCGCCATCTTGTGCGCGCGCGGCACCAGATAGGCGACCTGGCGAACCTTCGCTACCTCTCCCGGGGCCGTCGCGGGCCGCTCGATCCGGATGATCTCCGGGTCACGCAAGTGCGCCTTGGCGATGGCCGAGATGCGCGCCGGCAGCGTCGCGCTGAACAGTGCCGTTTGCCGCTCCGCCGGCAACTCGCTCAAGATCGCCTCGAGATCCTCGGCAAACCCCATGTCGAGCATTTCATCGGCTTCATCCAGCACGACACACCGCACATGATCCAGGTGCAGTGTCTTGCGGCGAATGTGATCGAGGGCGCGTCCCGGGGTCGCGATGACCACGTCAACACCGCGCTTGAGTGAACGCACCTGCTGTTCCATGGGCGCGCCACCGTACAATGAAATCACGGCGGCGCCAAACGGTTTGCCGTACCGATGAATCGCCTCCGCCACTTGCATGGCAAGTTCACGGGTCGGCACGAGCACCAGCGCGGCAAGCCGCGCGCGGGGCGGAGCGTCGGTCGTGATCCGGTGCAGGAGCGGCAGGGCAAAGGCCGCGGTCTTGCCCGTCCCGGTTGCGGCCATCGCCAGCACGTCGCGGCCTTGCAGCAGGACGGGAATCGTGGCGCGTTGCACTGGCGTTGGCTCTTCATAGCCCAGCGCCGTCAGCGCGTCGAGCAGCCGTGGATCAAGGCCGAGCGAGGCAAAGCCCGCATCGGAGGTGCTGCTCGTCGTCTTCTTGGTCATGGTGAAATCTAGCCGCCCCTGGGCGTGGCTCCTAATTCCACGGCAGTCTGGCGAGATGGATCTGGACGCAAGGCGGGACTTTTTCACCGCGGAGGCACGGAGAGCTGCCCGAGCGCCACGGAGGAACTACCGCAACTGGGGTAACGACCACGCGCCACGCAGGATAGTGCGTGGCGCGCGTCGTAACCCCAGGAAGTTGCAGTTTCTCCGTGGCCCTCAGGTTCCTCTCCGTGCCTCCGTGGTGAGAAAGCCCCGCTTTGGGCAGCGAAATCAGTTGCCGCCGAAGAGGTAGAAGCTGGCCCCGACCGAGACACGCGAGCCAGTCGCTTCCACGCGGGACGCCGAGTAACCGCCGGTGTCATTGAACTTGCCGAACGTCCAGAGCAGGCCGCCGTCGATCGCCAGCTTGGGCGTCACCATGAACTGCGCGGTAAGTCCGGCGGTCGGGTTGGTCCCGCTGAAGTCGAAATCGCCCGTGGTGCCGTTGTAGATCTTCGAAGCGGCGGTGCGTCCCGTAATGCCGGCCGTCAGGTAGGTCTTCAGCGGGCCGGCGCCAATGAACCGCAGCCGTCCGAGCAGGTCCCACTGTCCGAGGTCGGTGTTACCTCCCGACGAACCCAGCGTGTTCTTGTCGTAGTTCACGAGCACGCCGAGCGAGCTGCCCAGCGTCAATCCGGCATGAACGCCATAGCCGGACCCAAAGTCCAGATTCTGCGCCGCGTCCTTGTAGTTGAGCGAGGCACCGGTCACCTGCGCACCGACGAACAGTCCGGTCTGTGCGTACGCCGGAACGGCGCCCAGCACGAGCAGTGAGGCGAGCATCAGCGTGAATCTCCGCATGGATCCTCCGTGAAAGTCGAGGGGAAGCCTGCAGGTCATCCGATGTCTA
It contains:
- a CDS encoding outer membrane beta-barrel protein, translated to MRRFTLMLASLLVLGAVPAYAQTGLFVGAQVTGASLNYKDAAQNLDFGSGYGVHAGLTLGSSLGVLVNYDKNTLGSSGGNTDLGQWDLLGRLRFIGAGPLKTYLTAGITGRTAASKIYNGTTGDFDFSGTNPTAGLTAQFMVTPKLAIDGGLLWTFGKFNDTGGYSASRVEATGSRVSVGASFYLFGGN
- a CDS encoding DNA-3-methyladenine glycosylase I, with translation MTTRPGHVASPDGLTRCFWCAADPLYVRYHDTEWGFPVHDDRRLFEKITLEGFQSGLSWLTILRKRENFRAAFDHFDIEKVARYTPRKVERLLQDAGIVRHRGKIESTINNARRCADLIDADGSLAQFVWRFEPDPKSRPRKLTWEVLSTMATTPESVALSKALKQRRWTFVGPTTMYAFMQAMGLVNDHLHGCDVRAAAEAARKRRR
- a CDS encoding DEAD/DEAH box helicase produces the protein MTKKTTSSTSDAGFASLGLDPRLLDALTALGYEEPTPVQRATIPVLLQGRDVLAMAATGTGKTAAFALPLLHRITTDAPPRARLAALVLVPTRELAMQVAEAIHRYGKPFGAAVISLYGGAPMEQQVRSLKRGVDVVIATPGRALDHIRRKTLHLDHVRCVVLDEADEMLDMGFAEDLEAILSELPAERQTALFSATLPARISAIAKAHLRDPEIIRIERPATAPGEVAKVRQVAYLVPRAHKMAALARVLDVEAPESAMVFCRTRTEVDQLTETLVAHGYRAEALHGGLSQDQRDRVMKRFRARGSDLLIATDVAARGLDVKHVTHVVNYDVPWESESYVHRIGRTGRAGREGVAITLAEPREHRMLRNIEGATGQKIDIGTVPSVADLRTRKLEQLRDQVVAILTNEDVDRYRPIVEQLAEEHDVMDIAAAAIRMVARKSESDQEPVEIPSVVPRGGDRDAHMPRPARQSRRDHAGKVGGGAVAKLYIGAGRKLKIRPGDIVGAIAGEANIPIAQIGAVQIGDRHSIVEVPEEKASYIIAKLSASTIKGKKVRVRRDQA